The proteins below come from a single Kitasatospora sp. NBC_00315 genomic window:
- a CDS encoding alpha/beta hydrolase, whose protein sequence is MSRALAAGRHHPLDWPLTHGPVPYAVLVAGAGALLLLGLPRGRRWALRRLPAAVLLATGLTLLLDIAVDDWWQPFPEGLPGRVTAWIGVAVLGLCLAGFRMPGSAVRGRLLAALAACLVVLMASSQVNRLFDQYPTPRVLLAPWLGGPGALVAAPAGGTLAAPPGRPLADVWRPPADMPAKGTLSAVSIPGRHSGFRTRTGYVYLPPAYRTNPRPLLPVLVLLPGQPGAPEDWVHSGALQEMMDGFAAGHRGLAPIVVVADPTGSPWVNQLCMDSRLAKAQTYLAQDVPAWVHATLQTATGRQAWAVAGLSFGGTCSLQLALNAPDVYGSFIDISGQQEPTLGSHGKSVREAFGGDESAFDAVDPAHVMARKNFPDTAGIFVVGDRDGEFRPQQERMHAAAVRAGAAVELQVKSGWHDWTVFRAGIGDNLPWLARRTGLLG, encoded by the coding sequence ATGAGCAGGGCGCTCGCCGCCGGCCGGCACCACCCGCTGGACTGGCCACTCACGCACGGGCCCGTCCCGTACGCCGTACTCGTGGCGGGCGCGGGCGCGTTGCTCCTGCTCGGCCTCCCGCGCGGCCGCCGGTGGGCGCTGCGGCGGCTGCCCGCGGCGGTGCTGCTGGCCACCGGGCTGACCCTGCTGCTGGACATCGCCGTGGACGACTGGTGGCAGCCCTTCCCCGAGGGGCTGCCCGGCCGGGTGACGGCCTGGATCGGCGTGGCCGTCCTCGGCCTGTGCCTCGCCGGGTTCCGGATGCCCGGCTCGGCCGTGCGCGGCCGGCTGCTCGCGGCCCTCGCCGCCTGCCTGGTCGTGCTGATGGCCTCCTCCCAGGTCAACCGGCTGTTCGACCAGTACCCGACGCCCCGAGTGCTGCTGGCCCCGTGGCTCGGCGGCCCCGGCGCACTGGTCGCCGCCCCGGCCGGCGGCACGCTCGCCGCGCCGCCCGGCAGGCCGCTCGCCGACGTCTGGCGCCCGCCCGCCGACATGCCGGCCAAGGGCACCCTCTCGGCCGTCTCGATACCCGGGCGGCACTCCGGCTTCCGGACCCGCACCGGCTACGTCTACCTGCCGCCCGCCTACCGGACGAACCCCCGCCCGCTGCTCCCGGTTCTCGTCCTGCTGCCCGGGCAGCCCGGCGCGCCGGAGGACTGGGTGCACTCCGGCGCCCTGCAGGAGATGATGGACGGCTTCGCCGCCGGGCACCGGGGCCTGGCTCCGATCGTGGTCGTCGCCGACCCGACCGGATCCCCCTGGGTGAACCAGCTCTGCATGGACTCCCGGCTCGCGAAGGCGCAGACCTACCTCGCCCAGGACGTGCCCGCCTGGGTCCACGCCACCCTCCAGACCGCCACCGGCCGTCAGGCCTGGGCCGTGGCCGGCCTCTCCTTCGGCGGCACCTGCTCGCTCCAGCTGGCCCTCAACGCTCCCGACGTCTACGGCTCCTTCATCGACATCTCGGGCCAGCAGGAGCCCACCCTCGGCAGTCACGGAAAGAGCGTCAGGGAGGCATTCGGCGGCGACGAGAGCGCCTTCGACGCCGTGGACCCGGCCCATGTGATGGCCAGGAAGAACTTCCCCGACACCGCCGGGATCTTCGTGGTCGGCGACCGGGACGGCGAGTTCCGGCCGCAGCAGGAGAGGATGCACGCGGCCGCCGTCCGGGCCGGTGCCGCGGTGGAACTGCAGGTCAAGTCCGGCTGGCACGACTGGACCGTGTTCCGGGCCGGTATCGGTGACAACCTGCCCTGGCTCGCCAGGCGGACCGGACTGCTCGGATGA
- the meaB gene encoding methylmalonyl Co-A mutase-associated GTPase MeaB, with protein MARVIDLQQYLQGVRDGSRAYIARAITLVESTRPDHRALAQQLLVQLLPHSGNAVRVGITGVPGVGKSTFIEALGTMLTGAGHRVAVLAVDPSSSRTGGSILGDKTRMEKLAVDPNAFVRPSPTSGTLGGVARATRESMIVMEAAGYDVVLVETVGVGQSETAVAGMVDTFLLLTLARTGDQLQGIKKGVLELADIVAVNKADGPHELDARSAARELAGALRLLQAPDAAWAPPVLTCSGRDGAGLDVLWERLLQHREILGATGALEARRREQQVDWTWAMVHDQLLARLREHPEVRRITPELEQQVREGRLTATLAAERILAGFGRPADPA; from the coding sequence ATGGCCAGGGTGATCGATCTGCAGCAGTACCTCCAGGGCGTCCGGGACGGCTCCCGCGCGTACATCGCACGGGCCATCACCCTGGTGGAGTCCACCCGACCCGACCACCGGGCGCTCGCCCAGCAACTGCTGGTGCAGCTGCTGCCGCACTCCGGCAACGCCGTCCGGGTCGGCATCACCGGGGTCCCCGGCGTCGGCAAGTCCACCTTCATCGAGGCCCTGGGCACCATGCTCACCGGGGCCGGGCACCGGGTCGCGGTGCTCGCCGTCGACCCCTCCTCCAGCCGGACCGGCGGCTCCATCCTGGGCGACAAGACCCGGATGGAGAAGCTGGCCGTCGACCCGAACGCCTTCGTCCGCCCCTCGCCGACCTCGGGCACCCTCGGCGGGGTGGCCCGCGCCACCCGCGAGAGCATGATCGTGATGGAGGCCGCCGGCTACGACGTGGTCCTGGTGGAGACCGTCGGCGTCGGCCAGTCGGAGACCGCCGTCGCGGGCATGGTGGACACCTTCCTGCTGCTCACCCTGGCCCGTACCGGGGATCAGCTGCAGGGCATCAAGAAGGGCGTCCTGGAGCTCGCCGACATCGTCGCGGTCAACAAGGCGGACGGTCCGCACGAGCTCGACGCGCGCTCCGCGGCAAGGGAGTTGGCCGGCGCGCTGCGGCTGCTCCAGGCGCCCGACGCGGCCTGGGCACCGCCGGTGCTGACCTGCAGCGGGCGCGACGGCGCCGGCCTGGACGTGCTCTGGGAGCGGCTTCTGCAGCACCGCGAGATCCTCGGCGCGACCGGTGCGCTGGAGGCCAGGCGCCGTGAGCAGCAGGTCGACTGGACCTGGGCGATGGTCCACGACCAGCTGCTCGCCCGGCTCCGGGAGCACCCCGAGGTGCGCCGGATCACCCCGGAGCTGGAACAGCAGGTCCGCGAGGGCCGGCTGACGGCGACACTCGCCGCCGAACGGATCCTCGCCGGCTTCGGCCGCCCGGCCGACCCGGCCTGA